Proteins encoded in a region of the Neodiprion virginianus isolate iyNeoVirg1 chromosome 2, iyNeoVirg1.1, whole genome shotgun sequence genome:
- the LOC124297714 gene encoding uncharacterized protein LOC124297714, with protein sequence MADSPKSRVDSAPPFYHTGVDYFGPILAKEKKHRNRSSIKVYGCVFICMSTKAIHIEIASDLSTDAFIVALPRFVSRRGIPGHIYSDNGTNFVGANSQLREFYAVRESEDFRSQLYEFTSTRKIEWHFNPPLSPHFGGIWKAAVKSCKHHLKRVMCDLLFTYEELTTLAIEIEGILNSRPLCPISTDPNDPIASTPVHFLVGRPLTMLPENDLSLVPDNRISSWQLITKTRQESWRQWQLEYLSELQKRQKWINPTENIALDTVVLLIDKNQPCMQWRLGRVVELHPGDDDVVRVVTVKTTRGLYKRNTRSICALPISA encoded by the coding sequence ATGGCCGACTCACCAAAATCTAGAGTAGACAGTGCACCGCCGTTCTACCACACGGGAGTAGATTATTTCGGTCCGATACtcgcaaaagaaaagaaacatcGGAATCGGAGTAGCATTAAAGTCTACGGCTGCGTATTTATTTGCATGTCGACTAAAGCTATTCATATCGAGATCGCAAGCGATCTGTCAACAGACGCGTTCATAGTGGCTTTACCACGATTCGTCAGTCGTCGGGGCATTCCGGGCCATATCTATTCGGACAATGGGACGAATTTCGTCGGCGCGAACAGTCAACTTCGTGAATTTTACGCTGTCAGAGAGTCCGAAGACTTCCGTTCTCAACTGTACGAATTTACGTCGaccagaaaaattgaatggcatttcAATCCGCCCCTCTCACCTCATTTCGGGGGTATCTGGAAGGCGGCTGTAAAATCGTGTAAACACCATCTTAAACGCGTCATGTGCGATCTTTTGTTTACGTACGAAGAATTGACTACTCTAGCAATCGAGATTGAGGGCATTCTCAATTCGCGCCCATTGTGCCCTATTTCCACAGATCCAAACGATCCAATTGCTTCAACCCCCGTGCACTTTCTTGTTGGAAGACCGCTCACGATGCTGCCGGAAAATGATCTTTCGCTTGTTCCAGACAACCGAATATCCTCGTGGCAACTGATCACTAAGACACGACAAGAATCCTGGCGCCAGTGGCAACTCGAATATTTGAGCGAGTTACAAAAGAGACAGAAATGGATAAATCCGACCGAAAATATCGCGTTGGACACGGTAGTCCTATTGATTGACAAGAACCAACCATGTATGCAGTGGCGACTGGGTCGAGTGGTGGAACTACATCCTGGAGACGATGACGTAGTCAGGGTGGTCACCGTAAAAACGACTCGAGGACTCTACAAACGCAACACGAGATCGATTTGCGCTTTGCCCATAAGCGCTTGA